DNA sequence from the Gemmatimonadales bacterium genome:
AAGCTGGCCAGCTGGCAGGATCAACGAGCCGTTCTCGACGACAAACGAACCCGGCTGGGATGTCCGTCCTGATTCGCGGCGCCGTCCTGGCCTGCCTGCTGGCAGGGTGTGCCCGGATTGCGGAGCCGCCCGGCGGCCCGCCCGACAGCAATCCGCCCAGACTGCTCGGCACCCTGCCCGATTCGATCACTGTCCTGCCCGGCTTTCGGAGTGACGCCGAGTTCCGCTTTGATGAGGTGGTCAGCGAGGGGGCCGCGCCGAACTTCGGCCTGGGCAGCGGCGATCTCGAGAGGCTGATCATCCTCTCGCCCAGCCCGAATGTGCCTCGGGTCAGCTGGAAGCGCCGGCGCATCACCGTCAGACCCCGCGAAGGATGGCAGCCCAACCGCACCTACCGGATCGAGCTGTTGCCCGGCCTCGTCGATCTCCGCAACAACCGGAGCCAGAACGGCGAGGTGATCACCTTCACGACGGGCTCGCCGGTCCCGGAACGGTACCTCGAGGGCCGCGTCGTCGACTGGACCACCGCCAGGGGTCAGGCGCTCGGTCTGGTCGTGGCGACGCTGCTGCCCGACAGCCTCGAGTATCGAACCCTGGCCGACTCGACCGGTCGCTTCCGGTTCGGCCCCCTGCCCGACGGCGAGTACCTGGTGGCCGGGGCTATCGACCAGAACCGGAACTCGCGACTCGATGCACGCGAGTCGTTCGACACCACCCGCGTCGCCATCGGGCGCGACTCGGTCGGCGAGATCTGGGCCTTCCGGCACGATACGGTTCCCGCGCGGATCCAGACGATCGCGAAGCATGATTCGCTCGCCGTGATCGTGACGTTTACGCAGCAGCTGAACCCGTATCAACGGCTGCCGTCGTCCGCGGGCAGAGTCCGCCTGCTCCCCGATTCGACCGATCTCGGAGTCGACTCGATTCTCCCCAGGGCGCTCTACGACTCGGCCTACGGGCCCCGCGCCCCGGTCGACACCACCCCACCCAGTGACAGCGTCCGCGTTGCCGACAGCTTGGCACGGGTCAGAGCCGACTCCGTAGCGCGGGCCGATTCGGTGCTCCGTGCCCGGGAAGCAGCTCGCCGTCGGGCGCGTGGCATCGAAGAACCGAGACCGCCCGAGCCGCCGCTCACCACGAAGCCGCCGCTCGACGACAAGCTCATCATTCGCGTCCGGGAACCGCTGCGCGCCGGAGCCCGCTATGTCGTCGAAATCGACGGGGTCGAGAATGTCAGCCGGGTTGCCGGCCGGGCCGTGCTCGGCTTTCAGGTCCCGGATGATCCGAAACCTGCGGTCGATACCTCCGCAGCTGACTCCGCCCGGGCGCCGAGCGACAGCCTCCCGCCCGACTCGCTGCCGGTGCGTCCCGACACGGCAGGCCTGACGCGTGGCACCTGGTCCGCGGGCGCGGCGCAGCAGTCCCCGTCTCCCCGGGCCCCGCGCGCGCCGCATGAGTCCGTGACGGCGGCGGTACGTCCAGCCACGCCGCCCCGGCCCCGATGAACGGGGCACGCCGTCCGGCCGCTTTTCTCGACCGGGACGGCACCATCATCGCGGATGTGGGGTATCCCGCGAACCCGGATCAGGTCACACTGCTGCCGGGGGCACGTGAGGCGCTGGTCGCCCTCGCAGAGGCGGGCTACCTGCTGGTCGTGGTAACCAATCAGAGCGGGATTGCGCGGGGTCTGATTTCCTGGGCTCAGTACCGCGCGGTGGCAGAGCGGATGGAAGCGCTACTCCGCCCTGACGTCACGCTCGCCGCAACGTATGTGTGCCCCCATCATCCGGACATCGACGGCGCTTGCAGCTGCCGCAAGCCAGGGCTGGCTCATTATCTCGATGCGGTAATCCGACTGGACCTTGACGCCGGCCGCTCGATCTGGGTCGGCGACCGTGTCACCGATGTTGAGCCTGCCGCGCACTGGAACGGCCGTGGCTACCTCATTCAACCCGGAAACGCCGCCCCCGTGGAACCACTCCCGCCCGGCACCATCCTCGTGCAAGACCTGGCGGAGGCGGCAACGCGAGCCCTCAGCTAGTCTCGCTTGCGCGCACCAACCGAGCGGTCTCGGGGTCGTATCGCCAGGGCGGTGCCGGACCCATCAGCGCGACCCCACCCTGCCATCGTGCCGGGCCGTGGACCTCGAACCAGTCACGCTGCCCGGCAAGCACCGACTGACCCATCGGCGTGACCCGCAGCGGCACCTGGGAGAACTGCTCATCGCGAAGCTTGATCAGGGGTGGCGCGTGGTACAGGGTTGTCTCGAGCAGCGGGCGCGGCCCGTCGGTCAGACTGCGAAGCGTTGCATAGAACATCGAGTCGCCCTGGTACGGCGCCGCTTCCCGCGCCTGAACCACCGGAAAGGCATCGCGCGGGGTGGCTGCCCCGCCGGCAATCGCTTCGAGGCCCCACTGCTCAGTCTGACCCAGGCCGGTCTTCGGATCCGGAAACTCCGCGAGGTACCGGGCCATCGCACCGCGGAGGAACGGCAAGCCCGGCTGATCCTCGTGAGCCAGCCGGTTGAGCCCCTGCGGATCAGGCGCCGTCATCGCCTGCCATGCTCTCAGGGCCACCTGGACTTGGTCCGTGGTGACGGGCGATCGCTGCGCATAGAGCGCTGCCAGGTCCGCCGGCTCCAACTGTCCGAGGCCGATGAACCGCTCGACCGAAGGATGCCGGTCGATCGTCACCAGGCTGACCCGACCCGCCGCCACCAGGGTGGCAAGGCGCGTCAGCAGAAAGGTCAGGATCATCTGATCGAAAAGATCGTGCTCGAACCAGAGCACGACGTCCCGATACGCATCAGCCTCGGACACCCTGGCATCCTGATACCCCAGGTTCCGGAGCGATTGGCCGTAGGACAGGTGGTACCGCATCGACAGGTGAATCGCGCGATCGCGCCAGCGGTCACGATCAGAAGCCCAGGGACGAAGCGGCCCCTCGCAGAGCGGATCGGCCCATTCGACCCGGTCGCCCTCGATCCCGGCGGCGACCAGTTTGTCGAGAATGTCGCTCCCCGGCCGCAGGTGCAGCGGAAGGTCCGCCCGGGGATCGCCGAAGACGAGATCCGACGACGGCGGCCGCGGTCTCTGTGTATATTGGCGGGCTATGTCCATGCGGGTCGCCGTCTGCGTGTCTGGTCGCGGGAGCAATCTCGCAGCACTGATCGCCGCCCTGCCCGAAGGAAGCCCCGCCACCGTGGCACTGGTGGTGAGCAATCGGGCATCGGCTGGCGGTCTGGAGCTTGCCCGCCGGTTGGGAATTCCGGCGGCGGTACTCGAAGATAGCACCGATCCCGCCGAGTGGCGCGCGCTGCTCGAGCGCTGGAGGATCGACTTCGTGGTCCTGGCCGGCTATCTCAAGCAGGTACCGTCGGAAATCGTGGCAGCGTACGAAGGGCGGATCATCAACATCCATCCGTCCCTGCTTCCCGATCACGGCGGTACCGGGATGTACGGCATCCATGTTCATCGCGCCGTGCTGGCCCGCGGTGATCGCGAGTCGGGCGCGACGGTCCATGCGGTGACCGAACAGTATGATGAAGGACCGATCCTGGCACAGGCCAGAGTACCGGTTCTACCCGGCGATACTCCTGAAAGCTTGGCAGCACGGGTGCTCACCGTCGAGCATCGCCTGCTGCCAGCGGCCGTTCTCAACGCGGCAGTGACCGGCCGCGCCACGCCTTTACCCGAGACTCTCGAGCTATGAAGCGGGCTCTTCTCTCCGTCAGCGACAAACGAGGCATCGTCGAACTGAGCCGCGGTCTCGTCCGCCTCGGCTTCGAACTGATCTCGACCGGAGGCACTGCCGCCACGCTCAAGAAGGCAGGACTCCCGGTGACCTCGGTCGATGCGGTGACCGGATTCCCGGAAATCCTCGACGGTCGGGTCAAAACCCTGCACCCGAAGATTCATGCCGGCCTGCTGGCGCAGCACGACAACGAGCAGCACCGGACGGCCCTCGCCACGCATGCGATTGCGCCATTCGCGCTGGTGGCCGTCAACCTCTATCCGTTTCAGGCCACCATCGCGCAATCCGACGTGACGTTCGAAAACGCGGTCGAGAACATCGACGTCGGGGGTCCTTCGATGCTGCGAGCCGCTGCCAAAAACCACCAGTACGTGCTGCCCGTCGTCGACCCGACCGACTATCCTCGGGTCCTCGAGCTGCTCGAGCAGGACGGCCTCACACCGACGATCCGCCGGGCGTTTGCGGCCAAGGTCTTCTCGCACACCGCCGACTACGACAACGCAATTGCCGGCTACCTGACCGAAGCCGAGGAAGGCCTGCCGCCCCGGCTCAACCTGTCGGTCGAGCAGCTGCTCCCGCTCCGCTACGGCGAGAACCCTGAACAACGCGCGGCGCTCTATGCGTCCGAAGAACCGCGCGGCATCCGGGACCTCAAACAGCGCCAGGGCAAAGAGCTCTCTTTCAACAACCTGCTCGACATCGACAGCGCCACGGCCGCAGTCGCCGCCTGGAAGAACCGGCCGGCCTGTTGCATCGTGAAGCACACCACCCCGTGCGGCGTTGCGGTAGGACGGACCGCGCTCGAAGCCCTCAACAAGGCCCGCGCCACGGACCCGCTCTCGGCCTTCGGCGGCGTGATCGCCTGCAACACCGTGATCGATCGCACCATTGCGGAATCACTCCGGGACCTCTTCTTCGAGGCCATCGTGGCGCCCTCGGTACACGACGACGCCCTCGAAATCTTTGCGGAAAAGAAGAATCTGCGGGTCGTCGAGCTCCCGATCAGCGATGCACCTGGCCTCGATTGGAAGCGGGTGCGAGGCGGCTTCCTGGTGCAGGATCGCTTCCGGTTCGACACGTCGGAACAGGACTGGACCGTTCCGACCGGACGAAAGCCGACGGTCGACGAGATGAACGACCTCCGCTTTGCCTGGACCGCCATCGCCACCGTCAAGTCGAACGCCATCCTGATTGCACGAAACGAGCAGGCCATCGGCATCGGCGCCGGACAGATGAGCCGGGTCGACGCAGTTTTTCTTGCTGCGCACAAGACACGACAGCAGTCGCATGACCCGACCGGCGCGGTGCTGGCCTCAGACGGATTCTTCCCCTTCCCCGATGGCGTCGAGGAAGCCGCCAAGGCGGGCATTACCGCCATCATTCAACCCGGCGGCTCGGTCCGAGACGCCGAAGTCATCGCGGCCGCCAATCGACTCGGCATCGCCATGGTATTCACCGGCAAACGGATGTTCCGGCACTGACCATGACTCAAGAGCGACCGCCCTATCTCTGGGCTCTCGGTACCGCCGTGGCGGTACTCGTCATCTACCTCTTCACGCTGGGTCCCACGACCGCCTTCTGGGATGCGTCGGAGTACATCGCGGCAGCCAAGGTGCTCGGGATTCCCCATCCACCGGGCAACCCGCTCTTCGTGCTGCTGGGCCATGTCTTCGGGCTGATTCCCTTCGTCGAGGCCTACGCCGTACGAATCAACCTCTTTGCGGCCGTGACCAGCGCCGGCGCAGCCGGCTTCTGGTTTCTGGTCTCGGAGCGCTGGCTGCGCAATATCGTGCCGGCGCGTCTGCCGAGGCTGGTTGCTTCGTTTGCGGGTGTCCTGGTCGGCGCCACCATGTGGACGGTCTGGAATCAGTCGACCGTCAACGAGAAGGTCTACACCGTCTCGCTCTTCTTCATGGCGCTGGTCACCTGGCTGGCGGTGCACTGGGGCGACGACGAACCGGGTTCGCATCGGGACCGCTGGCTGATCGTGATTGCCTATCTGCTCGCGCTCACCTCGACCAACCACATGATGGGCGTCCTGGCGGCGCCGGCCGTCATCATGTATGTCCTCTGGACCGACTGGCGAGTGCTGACCCGCCCGGCCGTCCTGGTCGGCATCGTCGCCGTCGTCATCATCGGCCTGACGCCGAACTATGTCTTTCTGCCGATCCGGGCAGAACAGTTCCCGCCGATCAACGAGGGCGAACCGGTCGGATTCAGCGTCCTCTGCGCTGTCACAGCCGGCCTCGCCGGCTGCAGCGACGCCCTCTCGGATGTGATCAGTCGCGCCCAGTACGGCAAAGGCTCCGTCTTCGACCGCCAGGCGGATCTGGTTGCCCAGTATGCCAACTACTGGCAGTACTTCACCTGGCAATTTGCCCGCGACTGGGACGGATTCCGCAGTGCCGCGACCTGGCTGTTCACGCTGCTCGGCCTGGCCGGCTTGTATCAGATGCTGCGCAAAGATCTCCGGGCGGGCCTGGCCGCAGGCGCGATGCTCTTTTCGTTGACGATCGCGCTCGTCTTCTATCTCAACTTCAAGTACGGCTACTCGATCTATCCCGACCGAACCGACATCACGCACGCGCTCCGTGAAGTCCGCGAGCGCGACTATTTCTTCCTCTGCTCGTTTGCCTTCTTCGGCACGCTGGTGGCGGCGGGCCTGGGCACCGTGATGACGGCAGTGGCGGACTTTTTCAAGACCCGCCTGTCGGAATCGGCTCGCTGGTACGCCGCGCTCCCGGTAGCGCTGGTTGCGCTGATTCCCCTGTTCGGCAACCGCGTGTCGGCCAACCGGAACCATGAGTTTGCCGCCCGGGACCTGGCGCGCGACCTGCTCGAATCGGTCGAGCCGTATGGCATCCTGATCACGGCCGGCGACAACGACACCTTCCCGCTCTGGTATGCGCAGGAAGTAGAGGGCATTCGCCCCGATGTCACCGTGGCAAACATGTCGCTCATGAACACCGAGTGGCACCTCAAGCAGCTCGGTCGACGGGTCACGCCCGAATTCGATCCGAGCACTTCCGCAGCACTCTGGCGGTCGCCCGACCGGCGCGGGGCGCCGCTGGTGGACAGTGCCGGCACGCCAGCGACGTCGACCTGGCCCAAGCCGCCAGGGTCCGTCTTCTCGCTGACCGAGACTGAGCTGCACAACTTGCCTGAGTTCACCCGCCCGCCGTCCGGGCCGGTGCGCTTCGGCAACATCGAGCTCAACTTCGATGAGGTGCAGTACCTCGATCGGAAGGACATCGCGACGATGTTCCTGATCCGGGACAATCTCGGCAAGCGACCGATCTTTTTCAGCTGGAGCACCAGCTACTTTGCCGACCGGACCTTCGGGCTGACCCAGTATCTCGTCACGCAAGGCTTTGTGCGGAAGCTGTACCCCGAACCCGTCACGCCGGCGCCCGGACTGGTGTTCGGGCCGATGGGCTGGATGGATGTCGAGCGAACCGGCGACTTGCTCTGGGAAACCTACGGCTGGGAAAGCGTTGCGCGGCCCCGACCGCTGGGCTGGGTCGACGAGCCATCGCGGTCCATCCTCGAGCTGTACGCCGCGATCTACGCGGCCTACGGCTCCACGGTCCGTCAGCTGGGCGACAGCACCCTCGCCGCCCGTGCGGATTCCGTCGGCGAAGCGGTGATGCGGAGTCTCCGGCCGGCGGTGAAGTAGTATCGAAGCACCCGAGGGCCGCGTCGTCATCGCGGCCCTTGGGTCCATCCGGACGCCGCGTTAGCTTGCGTCCGCCAGGCGCGGTGGCAGAGCGGTTGATTGCACCGGTCTTGAAAACCGGCGAACCCGAAAGGGTTCCGTGAGTTCGAATCTCACCCGCGCCGCTCGACCGCCTTCGATCAGGCGGTCGCTCTCGGGTCGCTGACCACGAAGGCTTCCATCGCGAAGTACTCCGCCAGGCCGAGCCGATCGAGTTCCTCCGCCGTCCCTTTGTTCCGCGCTTCGACCCGCTGCCAAAACTCCCGCTCATCGTTCCCGGGAAACGGGGCCGTGTCTTTCTGAGACTGGTGCTTGAAGATCGCGTGGATCTTGAGCTTGAGCTCCTCCTGTGAAAGCGGCACCAGCCAGGTGGCCTCGGTCACGGCCCACTCCTGCCAGGCGCCACGATAGAGCCAGACTTCCGGCATCGCACCACTCTGCTCGCTGCGCTCGACCAGTGCGAGATCGATCGCCTGCTTGCACATCCGGTGCGTGCC
Encoded proteins:
- a CDS encoding Ig-like domain-containing protein, with amino-acid sequence MSVLIRGAVLACLLAGCARIAEPPGGPPDSNPPRLLGTLPDSITVLPGFRSDAEFRFDEVVSEGAAPNFGLGSGDLERLIILSPSPNVPRVSWKRRRITVRPREGWQPNRTYRIELLPGLVDLRNNRSQNGEVITFTTGSPVPERYLEGRVVDWTTARGQALGLVVATLLPDSLEYRTLADSTGRFRFGPLPDGEYLVAGAIDQNRNSRLDARESFDTTRVAIGRDSVGEIWAFRHDTVPARIQTIAKHDSLAVIVTFTQQLNPYQRLPSSAGRVRLLPDSTDLGVDSILPRALYDSAYGPRAPVDTTPPSDSVRVADSLARVRADSVARADSVLRAREAARRRARGIEEPRPPEPPLTTKPPLDDKLIIRVREPLRAGARYVVEIDGVENVSRVAGRAVLGFQVPDDPKPAVDTSAADSARAPSDSLPPDSLPVRPDTAGLTRGTWSAGAAQQSPSPRAPRAPHESVTAAVRPATPPRPR
- a CDS encoding HAD family hydrolase, with the protein product MNGARRPAAFLDRDGTIIADVGYPANPDQVTLLPGAREALVALAEAGYLLVVVTNQSGIARGLISWAQYRAVAERMEALLRPDVTLAATYVCPHHPDIDGACSCRKPGLAHYLDAVIRLDLDAGRSIWVGDRVTDVEPAAHWNGRGYLIQPGNAAPVEPLPPGTILVQDLAEAATRALS
- the purN gene encoding phosphoribosylglycinamide formyltransferase: MSMRVAVCVSGRGSNLAALIAALPEGSPATVALVVSNRASAGGLELARRLGIPAAVLEDSTDPAEWRALLERWRIDFVVLAGYLKQVPSEIVAAYEGRIINIHPSLLPDHGGTGMYGIHVHRAVLARGDRESGATVHAVTEQYDEGPILAQARVPVLPGDTPESLAARVLTVEHRLLPAAVLNAAVTGRATPLPETLEL
- the purH gene encoding bifunctional phosphoribosylaminoimidazolecarboxamide formyltransferase/IMP cyclohydrolase, with product MKRALLSVSDKRGIVELSRGLVRLGFELISTGGTAATLKKAGLPVTSVDAVTGFPEILDGRVKTLHPKIHAGLLAQHDNEQHRTALATHAIAPFALVAVNLYPFQATIAQSDVTFENAVENIDVGGPSMLRAAAKNHQYVLPVVDPTDYPRVLELLEQDGLTPTIRRAFAAKVFSHTADYDNAIAGYLTEAEEGLPPRLNLSVEQLLPLRYGENPEQRAALYASEEPRGIRDLKQRQGKELSFNNLLDIDSATAAVAAWKNRPACCIVKHTTPCGVAVGRTALEALNKARATDPLSAFGGVIACNTVIDRTIAESLRDLFFEAIVAPSVHDDALEIFAEKKNLRVVELPISDAPGLDWKRVRGGFLVQDRFRFDTSEQDWTVPTGRKPTVDEMNDLRFAWTAIATVKSNAILIARNEQAIGIGAGQMSRVDAVFLAAHKTRQQSHDPTGAVLASDGFFPFPDGVEEAAKAGITAIIQPGGSVRDAEVIAAANRLGIAMVFTGKRMFRH
- a CDS encoding DUF2723 domain-containing protein — its product is MTQERPPYLWALGTAVAVLVIYLFTLGPTTAFWDASEYIAAAKVLGIPHPPGNPLFVLLGHVFGLIPFVEAYAVRINLFAAVTSAGAAGFWFLVSERWLRNIVPARLPRLVASFAGVLVGATMWTVWNQSTVNEKVYTVSLFFMALVTWLAVHWGDDEPGSHRDRWLIVIAYLLALTSTNHMMGVLAAPAVIMYVLWTDWRVLTRPAVLVGIVAVVIIGLTPNYVFLPIRAEQFPPINEGEPVGFSVLCAVTAGLAGCSDALSDVISRAQYGKGSVFDRQADLVAQYANYWQYFTWQFARDWDGFRSAATWLFTLLGLAGLYQMLRKDLRAGLAAGAMLFSLTIALVFYLNFKYGYSIYPDRTDITHALREVRERDYFFLCSFAFFGTLVAAGLGTVMTAVADFFKTRLSESARWYAALPVALVALIPLFGNRVSANRNHEFAARDLARDLLESVEPYGILITAGDNDTFPLWYAQEVEGIRPDVTVANMSLMNTEWHLKQLGRRVTPEFDPSTSAALWRSPDRRGAPLVDSAGTPATSTWPKPPGSVFSLTETELHNLPEFTRPPSGPVRFGNIELNFDEVQYLDRKDIATMFLIRDNLGKRPIFFSWSTSYFADRTFGLTQYLVTQGFVRKLYPEPVTPAPGLVFGPMGWMDVERTGDLLWETYGWESVARPRPLGWVDEPSRSILELYAAIYAAYGSTVRQLGDSTLAARADSVGEAVMRSLRPAVK